In Bacillus horti, a single window of DNA contains:
- a CDS encoding spore protein, translating to MSKANNNSSKEQIQQENQNKRGHDRTVTTTDKKLSGPNRPST from the coding sequence ATGTCCAAGGCAAACAACAATTCTTCCAAAGAACAGATTCAACAAGAAAATCAAAATAAAAGAGGCCATGATCGTACTGTGACTACTACCGATAAAAAGCTTAGTGGACCAAATCGTCCCT
- a CDS encoding Asp23/Gls24 family envelope stress response protein, whose translation MNEWKGHGMIRIADEVVAVIARIATLETEGIVGMSGGIAEGIAKRVSGKSVQKGVQVTIDEDRAYIDLRVSVSFGQRIDRICKEAQRNVKDMVENMTGIEVQVVNVRVESVDVSQAKQSSVKLEAVYL comes from the coding sequence ATGAATGAGTGGAAGGGACATGGAATGATTAGAATTGCTGACGAAGTGGTAGCCGTTATTGCTCGAATTGCTACGCTAGAAACGGAAGGAATTGTAGGTATGTCTGGAGGGATAGCGGAAGGGATTGCTAAAAGAGTGAGTGGTAAATCCGTTCAAAAGGGAGTTCAGGTTACAATTGATGAGGATCGAGCGTATATTGATTTAAGGGTATCTGTAAGCTTTGGGCAAAGGATTGACAGAATCTGCAAGGAAGCACAAAGAAACGTTAAGGACATGGTTGAAAACATGACTGGTATTGAGGTGCAGGTTGTCAATGTACGAGTTGAAAGTGTTGATGTATCGCAGGCTAAGCAATCTTCTGTTAAGCTTGAAGCCGTTTATCTTTAA
- a CDS encoding YugN family protein → MKIEGTGLEAKEATLLELDHATEELGFVRWAWDYSKATYDLKYDDRQTKERYYLRVPAESIKGQVHDDGHRDSMLKLGTPYIGRYTHPHGMDYEYDFPKHILDHAKKVLSTLSSSI, encoded by the coding sequence ATGAAAATAGAAGGAACAGGATTAGAAGCTAAAGAGGCCACATTGCTTGAGTTGGATCACGCTACAGAGGAATTAGGTTTTGTTCGTTGGGCTTGGGATTACAGCAAAGCAACTTATGATTTAAAGTATGATGATAGACAAACGAAAGAAAGATATTATCTGCGTGTCCCAGCTGAGTCAATTAAAGGGCAGGTGCATGATGATGGACACAGAGACAGTATGCTTAAACTAGGAACTCCATACATCGGAAGATACACACATCCACATGGTATGGACTATGAGTATGATTTTCCTAAGCATATTTTAGACCATGCTAAAAAAGTCCTATCTACATTAAGCTCATCTATTTAA
- the safA gene encoding SafA/ExsA family spore coat assembly protein yields the protein MNTRIQKLLLSMVIFCLIGLVYPISSLAQTSTTYTVQPGDSLWKISVRYQIGLTEIIEANPQIQNPDLIYPQQKVNIPVIDRIKAIEHDVIQLCNQERAKHGLAPLRADWELSRVARHKSQDMRDKGYFSHQSPTYGSPFDMMRAYGITYRAAGENIAMGQRTAQQVVQGWMNSQGHRQNILSQNYTHIGVGFVEGSSGPYWTQLFLSK from the coding sequence ATGAACACACGTATACAAAAACTTCTGTTAAGTATGGTTATTTTTTGCCTGATAGGCTTAGTGTATCCAATCTCTAGTTTAGCACAAACTTCTACAACTTACACGGTTCAGCCTGGGGACTCATTATGGAAGATCTCAGTCCGCTATCAGATCGGCTTGACCGAAATTATTGAGGCAAATCCCCAAATACAAAATCCAGATTTGATTTATCCTCAACAAAAAGTAAATATTCCCGTTATTGATCGTATTAAAGCCATAGAGCATGATGTGATCCAACTTTGTAATCAAGAACGGGCTAAGCACGGACTTGCTCCATTAAGAGCTGATTGGGAGCTCTCAAGAGTGGCAAGGCACAAATCGCAGGATATGAGGGATAAGGGTTATTTCTCTCATCAATCTCCAACGTATGGGTCACCTTTTGATATGATGAGGGCTTACGGTATTACGTATAGAGCTGCTGGGGAAAACATAGCAATGGGTCAAAGAACAGCACAACAGGTTGTTCAGGGCTGGATGAACAGTCAGGGACACAGGCAGAATATTTTGAGCCAAAATTACACGCATATAGGTGTTGGATTTGTGGAAGGTAGCTCTGGTCCTTATTGGACACAGTTGTTTTTAAGCAAATAG
- a CDS encoding CBS domain-containing protein has product MQTLSDILTRDVKSCIAEDNIYEAAVKMKSWDIGAIPVVSNGQLIGIVTDRDLVIRAMAEKRPNSTQITEIMSHELITATPDMSVDEAAQLMSQNQIRRLPIVEGSKLVGMCALKDLAVRKSYDEEAEEALSHISEDKAGHQHPTAH; this is encoded by the coding sequence ATGCAAACATTAAGCGATATTCTGACAAGAGATGTGAAAAGCTGTATAGCAGAGGATAACATTTACGAAGCAGCCGTTAAAATGAAATCGTGGGATATTGGAGCGATACCAGTAGTTTCTAACGGTCAACTGATAGGTATTGTAACGGATAGAGATCTAGTGATTCGAGCCATGGCAGAAAAAAGACCTAATTCCACACAAATTACTGAGATTATGAGTCATGAACTAATAACAGCAACACCAGATATGAGTGTTGATGAAGCGGCACAGTTAATGTCTCAAAATCAAATTCGGCGCTTGCCAATAGTAGAAGGCTCAAAGCTCGTGGGAATGTGTGCCCTGAAGGATTTAGCTGTAAGGAAAAGTTATGATGAAGAAGCTGAAGAAGCTTTGTCTCACATATCAGAGGATAAAGCAGGTCATCAGCATCCTACTGCTCATTAA